Within Sorangiineae bacterium MSr11367, the genomic segment CTCGATGAGCTCCGTCTGGCCATTTCCCTGCACGCCCGCAATCCCGAGGATCTCGCCCGCGCGCACGGAAAACGAAACGCTCCGCACCTCGTCCATGCCGGCGTGGCGGCCCTCGACGGAGAGATCCTTCACCACCAGGACGTCGTCCTTGGGCTTGGCCTCCGTCTTCTCCACCGTCAAGGTCACGTCGCGCCCCACCATCAGGGCCGCCAGCGAATGCTCGTCCGACTCCTCCGGCTTGGCACTCGCCACCACGCGCCCGCCGCGCATCACGGTGATGCGATCGGCCACCTCGAGCACCTCACGCAGCTTGTGCGTGATGAACAAAACCGACACGCCCTTCTTGATGAGCCCTTTGAGCACCACCAGGAGCTCGTCCACCTCTTGCGGCGTGAGAACCGCGGTGGGCTCGTCCAGAATGAGCACTTGGCAATTGCGGTAGAGCGCCTTGATGATCTCCACCCGCTGCTGCGCGCCCACGGGAAGGTCCTCCACGCGGGCGTCGGGGTCCACGTCGAGGCCGTACTCCTTGGACAGCTCCCGCACGCGCGCCGCGACCTTGCGCCGGTCGAGCGTCACGCCGCGCACTTCCTCGGCGCCCAGCATGATGTTCTCGGTGACCGTGAACACCGGGATCAGCATGAAGTGCTGGTGCACCATGCCGATGCCCAGCCCGATGGCATCCTTCGGCGAGCGCAGGTTGATCGCCTTGCCCTTGAGCCGGATCTCCCCCGAGTCGGGCGACGACAAGCCGTAGATGATGTTCATCAACGTCGACTTGCCCGCGCCGTTCTCGCCGAGCAAACAGTGGATCTCGCCCTCGCGCAGATCCAGATCGATGCCGTCGTTGGCGACGACACCCGGGTATTTCTTGGTGATCCCTCGGACCTCGAGAACGACCGTCATGAGCGCCTCTCCCGATCATACGGCACACCGTCGGCCGCAGGAGGCGTCGTCTTGCCGATCACCCCGGTCAAAATAATCAACGTGAGCACGTAGGGCACGAGCCCCACGACGGACGACTGCTGCAGAAAGGTGAACTTTGGCGGGATGACGTCGCGAAACAGCTGCAAGTTGATCTGAAACGCCTGCGCCGCGCCAAAGACCAGCGCCGCCGACAGCGCGCCAATCGGCTTCCAGTTGCCGAAGATCATCGCCGCCAGGGCGATGAAGCCGCGCCCGTTGGTCATGAGCGGCTCGAACGACGGCACCGACTCCAAGGTGAAGTACGCACCGCCGAGCCCGGCGATGGCTCCGCCGATGACGATGTTCGCCCAGCGCACCTTCAGCACGTCGATGCCCGCGGCGCTCGCCGCGCGGGGATGCTCGCCCACCGACCGCGTGCGCAGTCCCCACTGCGTGAAGAAGAGGACGAAGTGCGCGATGAACACCAGCACCAGCGCCGCCAAGGCGATGGGCTGCTGATCGAAGACGCCGCCGATGAGCGGAATGTCGGCCAGGAGCGGGATGCGGATGTGCGGCAGCACACCCGGCGCGCGCGGGATGGTCCCGCCGAATGCGCTGCTGGCGCCGAAGAAGAGCTGCCGGTTGCAAAAGCCGGTCATGCCCATGGCCAGCAGGTTCACCACGGTGCCCGCGATGATCTGGTCCACCTCGAACGTCACCGTGAGCAGCGCATGCAGAGCCCCCATCAGCGCGCCCGAGACGATGGCGATGAACACGCCCAAGAGCAGGCTGGCCATGGGGCCCACGCCGAGGATCGAGCTCACGTAGAGCGATGCAAACCAGCCGAAAAACGCGGCGGTGAGCATCATGCCCTCGATGCCGATGTTGACCACCCCGGCGCGCTCGCAGCAAATGCCGCAGAGTGCGCCCAAGGTCAGCGGCGTGGCCACCGCGATGGTGGTGCCGATCATGCTGGAGACGATCGAGCCGGCCGGTACCGTCCCCGAGCCGAGCTTGACGATGATGCCGATCAGCACGACCACGATCGCTGCGATGAAGCCATAGCGTCGGTAGTCCATCGAAGGTCCTCTTACTAACTTCCCCAACCACGGGTGATCACGACCCGCTCGCGATCGCCCTTGAGACGATACAGGCGCCGAACCATCACGTCCGCCGCGACGAAGAGCAGAATGAGCGCCTGGATGACCGAAATCACGTCGACGGGGATCTGCGTGAGAAATTGCATGCGCGGCGCACCGCTGCGCATCATGCCGAAGAGCAGCGCGGCGGGGACGACGCCGGCCGGCTTGGTCTTGCCCAGAAGCGCGATGGCGATGGCGTCGAAGCCGTAGCCCTGCGAGAAGCCGAGCTGGTGGCGATGGTTGAGCGCGCTCACCTCGATGGCGCCGGCGGCACCCGCGAGCGCGCCGGAGAGGGCCATGCTGACGACGATGGTGCGCCCCACGTGCATGCCGGCATAGCGCGCGGCCTCGGGGTTGGCGCCCACGGTGCGGATCTCGAAGCCCAAGGTAGTCTTCTTGAGCATCCACGCCACGCCCCACGCCGCGACGAGCGCGAGCGGGAAGCCCCAGTGCAGACGGAACGACGACAAGATGGGCGCAAGGCTGGCGCTTTCGGCGATGAGCGGCGTGCGCGCGATGACGTTGTCGGGCGCGGTGTCCTTCATCGGGCCGTTGAGCAGGAAGCTCACGGCGTTGAGCGCCACGTAGTTCAGCATGATGGTGCTGATGACCTCGTGGGCCCCCGTCCGCGCTTTGAGCCAGCCCGGGATGCCGGCCCACGCCGCGCCGGCGAGGCCGCCGGCGAGGATGGTCAAGGGAACGTGGATGATGCCCGGGACGCTGCCGCCAAGGATAGCGGGCAGGCCATAGCCCACGAGGGCCGCCAGCACGGCGCCGAGCGCGAGCTGCCCCTCGGCGCCAATGTTGAAGAGGCCACCTTGAAACGCGAGGGCTACCGACAACCCGGTGAGGATGTACGGCGTGCTCCACACGAGCGTCTCTGCGATGGCGCGCGGTGAGCCCAGCGACCCCTCGAACATGCCGGAATACGCGGACAGAGGATCGCCGCCGGCGACGGCAATCAAAATAGCGCCCACCGCCATGGCGGTGAGCACCGCGAGGGCGGGCACCTTCCATGGAGCGATGAACTTGAGGACTTTCTCCCGGGGCCCCGTTTGCGGGGCCGCCGGTCCTGAAGACGGTGCAGCGGTGGGAGACGTCACGGCTTCGTGGGGGCCACGTTGGTCTTGATGGAGCCGGACTGGAGACCTTTCTTCATCTCCTCGATCTTGGACTTCACATCATCGGGAACTTGCGCGGCGAGGTCGTGGTACGGCGCGTTGCCGGCCTTGCCCACGCTGTTTCCGCTGGGGAATTTGCCTTCTTTCGCTTGCTTGAGCAAATCGAAGACGCCCTCGTCGAGGAGCTTCATCGCGCTGGAGAGAAGCGACTTCTGCGCCTCGGGAACCGTGAAATATTGATCGGTGTCGACGCCGATGCCGTAGACGTTCTTGGAGGCCGCGCCAATGAGCGCGCCGTTGCCGGTCTTGCCGCCGCCGCCGAACACGACGTCGACGCCCTTGTCGATCATCGAGAGGGCCGTGGTCTTGCCCCACTCGGGATCGGAGAACGTCTTATCGATGCCCACGTCGTTGTGGTAGACGACGGTCAGATCGATGGTGGGCTTGGCCGCCTTGGCGCCGACCTTGAAGCCTTCGCCGTAGCGCCACACCGGGGGCACGGCATCCGTCGCCAGTACCGCGCCGATCTTCCCGGTCTTGCTGGTGAGTGCGGCGAGCGCCCCCACCAGGTAGCCCGCGTGATCCTCGGGGAAAACCAGGCCGGCGAGGTTCTTCTTTTCCGCGCCCGGGGGCTGGAACTGATCGACGCCGATGAACTTCGTGTCGGGGAACTGCGCGGCGGCGGCGCGGGTGGTCTCGCCCAGCGCGAAGCCGACGGTGACGACCACGTCGTACTTCTCCTCGGCGAACGTGGCGATGTTCTTCGAGTAGTCCTTCGGATCGGTCGTCTCGATGTACTGCGTGACGGCCCCCAGCTCCTTCTTGGCTTTCTGCACGCCTTCCCACGAGGACTGGTTGAACGACTTGTCGTCGACCTTGCCGACGTCCGTCACCACCCCCACACAGAAGACTTCCGGACTCGAACAGTCAGGCTTGTTGGACTTGCTGCACGCACTGATGCCGAGTGTGGCGGCCGACGCCATCAAGCACAGAGCGGTGAATTTGGCTTTTCGCCACGCCGAACCTGACAGACCCCGATTGTCGGACATGAGACTTCCTCCGAAGACCTACGGCGACAACGGTCGCCAGAGTTTGCAAATGTGGCTGAGCCTAGCAAACTCCACGGGGTCCAGGAAACACGCTCTGTTTTCGAGCCATTTTACAGTGTCGCGCGCATTCTACGCGCTCACGGCTCCCGTCCGCCGCCCCGGAGCCAACGCTCGAACGAGACCAGCCCCGGATGTTCGCGGCGCAACAGGGGGATGTCCGCCGCGCGGCCCATCAAGGCAAGCCACTTGGTCTCGAAGAGCGGGATGCCCCCGCACGCTCCGCTTCGCCGACGGACGAGTACACGACGTGCGCCACCCTTCGGCCGCGATCGATCGACCATCACGAGGACGCTGGCAGGCGATGGAGCGCGCGGGGCTCATCGAGAAACGCGTTTGATGCCATGCTGACGATGCAATGCTGGCGGGGCTGACCATGGCGCGATAGGCCGCGTGGGAAATGAAATATCCCAGTATCTCCCTGCTGCGAGGAATGCGGCGATGAGCTAGCGTGACGCGCATGCGGACGGCGCTGCAGCGTGGCCTGACGCTCGCCCTGTTGGGCGGGCTCGTGGGTGCACCCGCCTGTTCGCAACAGAAGAACGCGAAGAACCGCGAAGGCGTATCGCTGCAGGCGGTGCTGGATCGCTTGGGGCCCGAATGCGGGCAATATTCACCGGGAACGGATTGCGGCCTCGCCGTTCGCGATTTGACCGGCGGGGAGACGGCCAGCTACCGCGGTGGTGCGTATTACGCATCAGCGAGCGCCGTCAAAGTGCTCTGGGTCGCGGCCGCACTGGTCGACGTGGGACTGGAAAAGGTGGAGCCTCACGCGCGCCCGATTTTCGTCGACTCGGACAATTCCGCCTCGGGGAGCGTCATCGATCTGCTGGCCTCGCCCGATCGGATCAACACCTTCGTATGGCAGACCCTCGGGGTGAACGATATCGGCTTTTGCCATTGGAATTACGACCACGACCGCAAAGCCGGCAATTGTCCGACGGGGCCACGAAAAGGCCATAATTTCATGACCGCCGATGCGGGCGTCGGAGCGCTCACGGCCATCTGGGAAAAGCGCGTGCTGGGCGAGGCGAACACGAAGCAGCTCCTCGAGTGGATGAAGCTGTC encodes:
- a CDS encoding class A beta-lactamase-related serine hydrolase; translated protein: MRTALQRGLTLALLGGLVGAPACSQQKNAKNREGVSLQAVLDRLGPECGQYSPGTDCGLAVRDLTGGETASYRGGAYYASASAVKVLWVAAALVDVGLEKVEPHARPIFVDSDNSASGSVIDLLASPDRINTFVWQTLGVNDIGFCHWNYDHDRKAGNCPTGPRKGHNFMTADAGVGALTAIWEKRVLGEANTKQLLEWMKLSPRQGYGGWLGTQLPEAARATMHHKAGWLPPVESPENSNTNEIGIVEVPGGRVYAVALLLNGAPSQESYDQKQLPTLEYASCVIYHAVAKDQPDPFGACRHP
- a CDS encoding ABC transporter permease yields the protein MTSPTAAPSSGPAAPQTGPREKVLKFIAPWKVPALAVLTAMAVGAILIAVAGGDPLSAYSGMFEGSLGSPRAIAETLVWSTPYILTGLSVALAFQGGLFNIGAEGQLALGAVLAALVGYGLPAILGGSVPGIIHVPLTILAGGLAGAAWAGIPGWLKARTGAHEVISTIMLNYVALNAVSFLLNGPMKDTAPDNVIARTPLIAESASLAPILSSFRLHWGFPLALVAAWGVAWMLKKTTLGFEIRTVGANPEAARYAGMHVGRTIVVSMALSGALAGAAGAIEVSALNHRHQLGFSQGYGFDAIAIALLGKTKPAGVVPAALLFGMMRSGAPRMQFLTQIPVDVISVIQALILLFVAADVMVRRLYRLKGDRERVVITRGWGS
- a CDS encoding ABC transporter ATP-binding protein, translated to MTVVLEVRGITKKYPGVVANDGIDLDLREGEIHCLLGENGAGKSTLMNIIYGLSSPDSGEIRLKGKAINLRSPKDAIGLGIGMVHQHFMLIPVFTVTENIMLGAEEVRGVTLDRRKVAARVRELSKEYGLDVDPDARVEDLPVGAQQRVEIIKALYRNCQVLILDEPTAVLTPQEVDELLVVLKGLIKKGVSVLFITHKLREVLEVADRITVMRGGRVVASAKPEESDEHSLAALMVGRDVTLTVEKTEAKPKDDVLVVKDLSVEGRHAGMDEVRSVSFSVRAGEILGIAGVQGNGQTELIEAITGLRRPGRGSVSLLGKDITGATSRALIEQGISHVPEDRHRHGLVLSYSIADNMVLCTYDKAPFATRGVMQEDPIAENARKAVKDFDVRTPGITTAASALSGGNQQKVIIARELGRPLKLLVVNQPTRGVDVGSIERIHKELVAVRDRGAAVLLVSAELDEILALSDRIAVMYRGQIVSTIAAGQVTRAQLGAWMAGSRAQSEGSTVEATA
- a CDS encoding ABC transporter permease, with translation MDYRRYGFIAAIVVVLIGIIVKLGSGTVPAGSIVSSMIGTTIAVATPLTLGALCGICCERAGVVNIGIEGMMLTAAFFGWFASLYVSSILGVGPMASLLLGVFIAIVSGALMGALHALLTVTFEVDQIIAGTVVNLLAMGMTGFCNRQLFFGASSAFGGTIPRAPGVLPHIRIPLLADIPLIGGVFDQQPIALAALVLVFIAHFVLFFTQWGLRTRSVGEHPRAASAAGIDVLKVRWANIVIGGAIAGLGGAYFTLESVPSFEPLMTNGRGFIALAAMIFGNWKPIGALSAALVFGAAQAFQINLQLFRDVIPPKFTFLQQSSVVGLVPYVLTLIILTGVIGKTTPPAADGVPYDRERRS
- a CDS encoding BMP family ABC transporter substrate-binding protein translates to MSDNRGLSGSAWRKAKFTALCLMASAATLGISACSKSNKPDCSSPEVFCVGVVTDVGKVDDKSFNQSSWEGVQKAKKELGAVTQYIETTDPKDYSKNIATFAEEKYDVVVTVGFALGETTRAAAAQFPDTKFIGVDQFQPPGAEKKNLAGLVFPEDHAGYLVGALAALTSKTGKIGAVLATDAVPPVWRYGEGFKVGAKAAKPTIDLTVVYHNDVGIDKTFSDPEWGKTTALSMIDKGVDVVFGGGGKTGNGALIGAASKNVYGIGVDTDQYFTVPEAQKSLLSSAMKLLDEGVFDLLKQAKEGKFPSGNSVGKAGNAPYHDLAAQVPDDVKSKIEEMKKGLQSGSIKTNVAPTKP